In Citrus sinensis cultivar Valencia sweet orange chromosome 2, DVS_A1.0, whole genome shotgun sequence, a single genomic region encodes these proteins:
- the LOC102610438 gene encoding nuclear transcription factor Y subunit B-6 isoform X2 yields the protein MERTGGFRGYRQQLPNASRGLKFTETNIRLASAHEINQTNNNNHTNYEDNECTVREQDRFMPIANVIRIMRKILPQHAKISDDAKETIQECVSEYISFITGEANERCQREQRKTITAEDVLWAMSKLGFDDYIEPLTVYLHRYREMEGERGSIRGEPPLVKRPPVEFRTLGVAAFAAPAAAFHHMGLGRGHGFLGAATAAAATGTYFNNNDPSNNNTAAGSSQPAVANGETYAHNK from the exons ATGGAAAGAACTGGAGGCTTCCGTGGCTACCGCCAGCAGCTCCCCAACGCAAGCCGTG GGCTGAAGTTCACAGAGACGAATATCAGACTAGCATCGGCTCATGAGATTAATcaaaccaataataataaccacACAAATTATGAAGACAACGAATGCACAGTGCGGGAACAAGACCGTTTCATGCCAATTGCTAACGTTATAAGAATCATGCGCAAAATCCTTCCCCAGCATGCCAAAATCTCAGACGACGCGAAGGAAACAATTCAAGAATGCGTGTCGGAGTACATCAGCTTCATAACCGGCGAAGCCAACGAGCGCTGCCAGCGCGAGCAACGCAAGACCATTACCGCTGAGGACGTGCTTTGGGCGATGAGCAAGCTGGGCTTCGATGATTACATCGAGCCGCTCACTGTTTACCTCCACCGCTACCGTGAAATGGAAGGGGAGCGGGGTTCAATCAGGGGAGAGCCGCCGTTGGTCAAGAGGCCGCCGGTTGAGTTTCGTACACTGGGTGTTGCAGCATTTGCGGCCCCAGCAGCAGCTTTCCACCATATGGGACTGGGACGTGGACATGGCTTTCTTGGAGCTGCAACTGCTGCTGCTGCCACGGGGACTTACTTCAACAACAACGATCCTTCCAATAATAATACTGCGGCGGGGTCATCACAGCCTGCCGTTGCTAATGGTGAAACTTATGCTCACAACAAATAA
- the LOC102610438 gene encoding nuclear transcription factor Y subunit B-6 isoform X1: MERTGGFRGYRQQLPNASRGPGLKFTETNIRLASAHEINQTNNNNHTNYEDNECTVREQDRFMPIANVIRIMRKILPQHAKISDDAKETIQECVSEYISFITGEANERCQREQRKTITAEDVLWAMSKLGFDDYIEPLTVYLHRYREMEGERGSIRGEPPLVKRPPVEFRTLGVAAFAAPAAAFHHMGLGRGHGFLGAATAAAATGTYFNNNDPSNNNTAAGSSQPAVANGETYAHNK; the protein is encoded by the exons ATGGAAAGAACTGGAGGCTTCCGTGGCTACCGCCAGCAGCTCCCCAACGCAAGCCGTG GGCCAGGGCTGAAGTTCACAGAGACGAATATCAGACTAGCATCGGCTCATGAGATTAATcaaaccaataataataaccacACAAATTATGAAGACAACGAATGCACAGTGCGGGAACAAGACCGTTTCATGCCAATTGCTAACGTTATAAGAATCATGCGCAAAATCCTTCCCCAGCATGCCAAAATCTCAGACGACGCGAAGGAAACAATTCAAGAATGCGTGTCGGAGTACATCAGCTTCATAACCGGCGAAGCCAACGAGCGCTGCCAGCGCGAGCAACGCAAGACCATTACCGCTGAGGACGTGCTTTGGGCGATGAGCAAGCTGGGCTTCGATGATTACATCGAGCCGCTCACTGTTTACCTCCACCGCTACCGTGAAATGGAAGGGGAGCGGGGTTCAATCAGGGGAGAGCCGCCGTTGGTCAAGAGGCCGCCGGTTGAGTTTCGTACACTGGGTGTTGCAGCATTTGCGGCCCCAGCAGCAGCTTTCCACCATATGGGACTGGGACGTGGACATGGCTTTCTTGGAGCTGCAACTGCTGCTGCTGCCACGGGGACTTACTTCAACAACAACGATCCTTCCAATAATAATACTGCGGCGGGGTCATCACAGCCTGCCGTTGCTAATGGTGAAACTTATGCTCACAACAAATAA
- the LOC102610017 gene encoding tRNA (guanine(9)-N1)-methyltransferase — MEIIEENGEGSENISEVQVNSQPSGLSKTAQKKRLKQLRYEARKAEKKAKMKVEKKREGERKRREWEEKLASLSEEERSKLIEERKGQRKERMEKRSEEREHKIQRLTKAKENGQNIIIDLEFSHLMSRAEIQSLVQQIMYCYAVNRKCSSPAHLWLTGCKGDMESQLQRLPGFDKWIIEKENRSYIEALEDHKENLVYLTADSDTVLDDLDPNKIYIVGGLVDRNRWKGITMKKAQEQGIQTGKLPIGNYLKMSSSQVLTVNQVLEILLKFLETRDWEASFFQVIPQRKRCEADSGEPQGEEDEEDCQEKDNESGTKKQCIEAASNS, encoded by the exons ATGGAGATCATAGAAGAAAACGGCGAAGGCAGCGAAAACATCTCCGAAGTGCAAGTGAATTCACAGCCGAGCGGTCTATCAAAGACGGCCCAAAAGAAGCGGTTGAAGCAGCTGAGATACGAAGCTAGAAAAGCCGAGAAGAAAGCGAAGATGAAAgtggagaagaagagagaaggAGAGCGAAAACGAAGGGAATGGGAGGAGAAGCTGGCCAGTTTGTCGGAGGAGGAGAGGTCAAAGTTGATCGAGGAGAGGAAAGGTCAAAGGAAAGAGAGAATGGAGAAACGGTCTGAGGAGAGAGAACACAAGATCCAGAGACTCACAAAAGCTAAGGAAAACGGACAAAACATCATCATTGATCTTGAATTCTCTCATCTCATGAGTCGTGCTGAAATTCAAAGCCTCGTTCAACAG ATTATGTACTGTTATGCTGTAAATAGAAAATGTTCGTCGCCTGCTCATTTGTGGTTGACTGGGTGCAAGGGAGATATGGAAAGCCAATTGCAGAGGCTTCCGGGATTTGATAAATGGATAATTGAGAAGGAAAATCGATCATACATTGAAGCATTGGAAGATCATAAGGAGAATCTTGTGTACCTGACAGCTGATTCCGATACAGTTCTGGATGACCTTgatccaaataaaatttatattgttgGTGGCTTGGTGGATAGGAATCGCTGGAAAGGTATAACCATGAAGAAAGCTCAAGAGCAGGGAATTCAAACGGGCAAACTACCTATAGGAAATTACTTAAAGATGTCGAGCTCTCAG GTTTTAACGGTGAACCAAGTGCTGGAGATACTCCTCAAGTTCCTGGAAACAAGGGATTGGGAGGCTTCTTTCTTTCAAGTAATTCCTCAAAGGAAAAGATGTGAAGCTGACTCAGGAGAACCCCaaggagaagaagatgagGAAGACTGCCAGGAGAAAGACAATGAATCTGGGACAAAAAAGCAGTGTATTGAAGCTGCTTCTAATAGCTAG